A window of Enterobacter ludwigii genomic DNA:
GCAGACTTGAGGGCTGAAGTAAACTTTCATATTATCGGGATCAATCGCACAATGGTTGTGGTCAAATAGGTTGTGAATATCCCTACGTAATAGAAGACCGTTCGTAACGTCTGGGATGCCTTCTTCGTGTCGCGGCGTTATGTGAGCTGCCTCGGTCCTCCAACGCGATTGGACTCCGGTAACAACACAGCGGTCAAAACAATTCTTCCTGGCATCTTGTGAAAAGGGCGACTGGTCGGAACTGTAAGTTGCATTGCTTTCCCGCCCTTCTTTATACACGCGAGTAGGGAAAATAACTGTGTTGCTCAAGCCTGGAGAGATTGAGACATACGCGGTCCCTCTACCACTCACCTTTCCACCATTAAAAACTTTTGAAATGGATTTTGTCATACCCGCCAACCTGGGATTACTCATTTCGACGATTTGTCCGCCGCTT
This region includes:
- a CDS encoding HNH endonuclease, whose amino-acid sequence is MNLTKIKLGTRKYLPVIHELLDLGLPGEILSIRTTGKKGTLIPDLTVGLGKARRVKTGDWNIADTRTFDYVVLRVERPDSYHDVYTGQFVRLHRSERSGGQIVEMSNPRLAGMTKSISKVFNGGKVSGRGTAYVSISPGLSNTVIFPTRVYKEGRESNATYSSDQSPFSQDARKNCFDRCVVTGVQSRWRTEAAHITPRHEEGIPDVTNGLLLRRDIHNLFDHNHCAIDPDNMKVYFSPQVCAIDEDLLEWQGSTIIASRMQTHINIEYLRPRWSKFIEIHGKMMD